One window of the Betaproteobacteria bacterium genome contains the following:
- the crcB gene encoding fluoride efflux transporter CrcB → MNALHHLTPLNFLAVGAGAALGAWCRWLLGLALNPLFVALPLGTLVANLLGGYLVGAAVGLFHLNTHFPGAWKLFAITGFLGGLTTFSTYSAEVVERLLAGQPGWAIGLASVHLAGSLAATYLGLVSVGAQRIWA, encoded by the coding sequence ATGAACGCCCTGCACCATCTCACCCCCCTGAATTTTCTGGCGGTCGGCGCCGGAGCAGCCCTGGGGGCCTGGTGTCGCTGGCTGTTGGGGCTCGCCCTCAACCCCCTTTTCGTCGCCTTGCCCCTGGGAACCCTGGTCGCCAATCTGTTAGGGGGGTATCTGGTGGGGGCGGCGGTGGGGCTCTTTCACCTCAATACCCATTTCCCGGGCGCCTGGAAGCTCTTTGCCATCACGGGCTTCCTGGGCGGGCTGACGACGTTTTCCACCTACTCGGCCGAGGTGGTGGAGCGCCTCCTCGCCGGGCAGCCGGGCTGGGCCATCGGGCTGGCCTCGGTGCATCTGGCGGGATCCCTGGCGGCGACCTACCTCGGTCTGGTGAGCGTTGGCGCCCAGCGTATCTGGGCGTGA
- the hrpA gene encoding ATP-dependent RNA helicase HrpA: MQPRQAHTGQAGISLPLHDCLAADARRLRALARDMGQPGPRREKARADFAELLEKSKAAVTARRARLPRPQFQADLPVNERRAEIAALIDKHQVLIVCGETGSGKTTQLPKICLELGRGARGLIGHTQPRRLAARSVATRLAQELQTQVGAGVGVKIRFHDRTTPDSWVKLMTDGILLAESQGDPWLSAYDTLIIDEAHERSLNIDFLLGYLKQLLPRRPDLKLIITSATIDAERFSRHFSGAPVIEVSGRLYPVEVRYRPVEDLEKQDDERDLYDAIVDAVDELARLGSGDTLVFLPGEREIREAAEALRKRHPAHAEILPLFSRLSAQEQDRIFKPGGGRRIVLATNVAETSLTVPGIRYVVDTGLARVKRYSYRNKVEQLQVEKISQAAARQRAGRCGRVAAGVCIRLYDEADFNARPPFSDPEILRSSLAGVILRMKSLKLTDVESFPFIEPPPPKAIADGYALLQELGALDEANALTAVGQALAKLPLDPRIGRMLVAARDLGCLKEVLVIAAGLSVQDPRERPQERQQAADEKHRQFADEKSEFLAWWKLWQWFQQAVEHKKSNKQLVDNCHAHFLSYLRLREWREVHTQLHAMVTELGWKENQLPGTYEGIHHALLTGLLGNIGCKSDESGYYLGARGIRYLIHPSSPLGKKAGKWIMASEITETTKLFGRCVARIEPDWLEKVGAHLIKRSFFDPHWEKKSMQVSGWERTTLYGVVINPKRRIHYGPLAPAEAREIFIRQGLVGEEIDDAYGRRWPFFQHNQKLIREIEHLEHKQRRQDVLVDDELIFAFYDHLIPEGIHNGATFDHWRKEAERESAKLLFLAKDDLMRHSAAGVTTEAFPHHLKVGGAEYALTYHFEPGSPRDGVTLTLPLAQLNQIPAARMEWLVPGLLKEKLVQLIKTLPQKIRAKLVPVPEFVEEFIAAVGGDEKKMGQGLIGPLIDTILDTRGLNARGWVVTPDAFRPDALPEHFSMNYRLVDEHGRQLDMGRSLVHLRAEWGREAKQEFAELHETPSQYANLTDWTFGELPELMEVPVAGQKVLGYPALVDEGETVSLKVFDSQEEAEKIHRAGLSRLFMLQFKEQVKYLDKNVPGLTQMAMQYMALGSAEDLKRQIVELTFARACLTEPLPTEAAAFKARCTEAKARLGLIMQEIARLVGTVLTEWQAVSKKLPAFKAHGAALADIEAQVKRLLGKNFVIDTPFERLQHYPRYLKAIQVRLDKLKGNPARDAQLMAEYGPLWTHYERRALQLAKQGAADPQIEQFRWLLEELRVSLYAQELRTPVPVSVKRLQKQWEGIQYG; this comes from the coding sequence ATGCAGCCCCGTCAAGCTCACACCGGGCAGGCCGGTATTTCTCTACCCCTTCATGATTGTCTTGCCGCGGACGCCCGGCGCCTGCGGGCCCTGGCCCGCGACATGGGCCAGCCCGGCCCGCGGCGGGAGAAGGCCCGGGCCGATTTCGCCGAACTGCTGGAGAAGTCGAAGGCCGCCGTCACCGCCCGCCGGGCGCGGTTGCCCAGGCCGCAATTCCAGGCCGACCTGCCGGTCAACGAACGCCGCGCCGAGATCGCCGCCCTGATCGACAAGCACCAGGTGCTCATCGTCTGCGGCGAGACCGGTTCCGGCAAGACCACGCAGCTGCCCAAAATCTGCCTGGAGCTGGGGCGCGGCGCCCGGGGCCTTATCGGCCACACCCAGCCGCGGCGCCTGGCGGCCCGTTCGGTGGCCACCCGCCTGGCCCAGGAGCTGCAGACCCAGGTCGGCGCCGGGGTGGGGGTGAAGATCCGCTTCCACGACCGGACGACGCCGGATTCCTGGGTCAAGCTCATGACCGACGGCATCCTGCTGGCCGAATCACAAGGCGATCCCTGGCTCTCCGCCTACGACACGCTCATCATCGACGAGGCCCACGAGCGCAGCCTCAACATCGACTTCCTCCTCGGCTACCTGAAGCAGCTGCTGCCCCGGCGGCCGGATTTGAAGCTCATCATCACTTCGGCCACCATCGACGCCGAACGCTTCTCGCGGCATTTTTCCGGGGCGCCGGTGATCGAGGTTTCCGGCCGCCTCTACCCGGTGGAAGTGCGCTACCGGCCGGTGGAAGACCTGGAGAAGCAGGACGACGAGCGCGACCTCTACGATGCCATCGTCGATGCCGTGGACGAGCTGGCCCGTCTGGGTTCTGGCGACACCCTGGTCTTTCTGCCCGGCGAGCGGGAAATCCGCGAGGCTGCCGAAGCCCTGCGCAAGCGCCACCCCGCCCATGCGGAAATCCTGCCGCTCTTCTCCCGTCTCTCGGCCCAGGAGCAGGACCGCATCTTCAAGCCCGGCGGCGGCCGGCGCATCGTCCTGGCCACCAACGTCGCCGAAACCTCGCTCACCGTGCCGGGCATCCGCTACGTGGTCGATACCGGCCTGGCTCGCGTGAAGCGCTATTCCTACCGCAACAAGGTCGAGCAGTTGCAGGTGGAGAAGATCTCCCAGGCGGCGGCCCGGCAGCGGGCGGGGCGCTGCGGCCGGGTGGCGGCGGGGGTCTGCATCCGCCTCTACGACGAGGCCGACTTCAACGCCCGACCGCCCTTCTCCGACCCGGAAATCCTGAGGTCCAGTCTGGCTGGTGTCATCCTGCGCATGAAGTCCTTGAAACTCACCGACGTGGAGAGCTTCCCCTTCATCGAGCCGCCGCCCCCCAAGGCCATCGCCGACGGCTACGCCCTGCTGCAGGAGCTGGGGGCTCTGGACGAGGCCAATGCCCTCACGGCAGTCGGGCAAGCCCTGGCCAAGCTGCCCCTGGACCCGCGCATCGGCCGCATGCTGGTGGCCGCCCGGGACCTCGGCTGCCTCAAGGAAGTGCTGGTCATCGCCGCCGGCCTGTCGGTGCAGGATCCCCGGGAACGGCCCCAGGAGCGCCAGCAGGCCGCCGACGAGAAGCACAGGCAATTCGCCGACGAGAAATCGGAATTCCTCGCCTGGTGGAAGCTCTGGCAGTGGTTCCAGCAGGCCGTCGAGCACAAGAAATCCAACAAGCAACTGGTGGACAACTGCCACGCCCACTTCCTCTCCTACCTGCGCCTGCGGGAGTGGCGGGAGGTGCACACCCAACTCCACGCCATGGTCACCGAGCTGGGCTGGAAGGAGAACCAGCTGCCCGGTACCTACGAGGGCATCCACCACGCCCTGCTCACCGGATTGCTGGGCAACATCGGCTGCAAATCCGACGAATCCGGCTACTACCTGGGGGCGCGGGGCATCCGCTACCTCATCCATCCCTCGTCGCCCCTCGGCAAGAAGGCCGGCAAGTGGATCATGGCCTCCGAGATCACCGAGACCACCAAGCTCTTCGGCCGCTGTGTCGCGCGCATCGAACCGGACTGGCTGGAAAAAGTGGGCGCTCACCTGATCAAGCGCAGCTTCTTCGATCCCCACTGGGAAAAGAAGTCCATGCAGGTCTCCGGCTGGGAGCGCACCACGCTGTACGGCGTGGTCATCAACCCCAAGCGGCGTATCCACTACGGCCCCCTGGCCCCGGCCGAGGCCCGGGAAATCTTCATCCGCCAGGGCCTGGTGGGGGAGGAGATCGACGACGCCTACGGCCGCCGCTGGCCTTTCTTCCAGCACAACCAGAAGCTCATCCGCGAGATCGAGCACCTGGAGCACAAGCAGCGCCGCCAGGACGTGCTGGTGGACGACGAGCTCATCTTCGCCTTCTACGACCATCTGATCCCCGAAGGCATCCACAACGGCGCCACCTTCGACCACTGGCGCAAGGAAGCCGAGCGGGAGAGCGCCAAGCTCCTCTTCCTGGCGAAGGACGACCTCATGCGCCACTCTGCTGCCGGGGTGACGACGGAGGCCTTCCCCCATCACCTCAAGGTCGGCGGGGCGGAGTACGCGCTCACCTACCACTTCGAACCCGGCTCGCCCCGGGACGGCGTGACCCTCACCCTGCCGCTGGCCCAGCTCAACCAGATTCCGGCGGCGCGCATGGAATGGCTGGTGCCGGGGCTGCTCAAGGAAAAACTGGTACAGCTGATCAAGACCCTGCCCCAGAAGATTCGGGCGAAGTTGGTGCCGGTACCGGAATTCGTCGAGGAATTCATCGCCGCCGTGGGAGGCGACGAAAAGAAGATGGGCCAGGGCCTGATCGGGCCGCTGATCGACACCATTCTGGACACCCGGGGGCTGAACGCCCGGGGCTGGGTGGTGACACCCGACGCCTTCCGCCCTGACGCCCTGCCCGAGCACTTCTCGATGAATTACAGGCTGGTCGACGAGCATGGCCGCCAGCTCGACATGGGGCGCAGCCTGGTGCACTTGCGGGCCGAGTGGGGGCGGGAGGCCAAGCAGGAGTTTGCCGAGCTCCACGAGACGCCCTCCCAGTACGCCAATCTCACCGACTGGACCTTCGGCGAGCTGCCGGAACTGATGGAAGTGCCGGTGGCTGGCCAGAAGGTGCTGGGCTACCCGGCGCTTGTGGACGAGGGCGAGACGGTGAGCCTAAAGGTCTTCGACAGCCAGGAGGAGGCGGAAAAAATCCATCGCGCCGGCCTCTCCCGCCTCTTCATGCTCCAGTTCAAGGAGCAGGTGAAGTACCTCGACAAGAACGTCCCTGGCCTCACCCAGATGGCCATGCAGTACATGGCCCTGGGCAGCGCCGAGGACTTGAAGCGCCAGATCGTGGAGCTCACCTTTGCCCGGGCCTGCCTCACCGAGCCGCTCCCCACCGAGGCCGCCGCGTTCAAGGCCCGCTGCACGGAGGCTAAGGCCCGCCTGGGTCTCATCATGCAGGAGATCGCCCGTCTGGTGGGCACGGTGCTCACAGAGTGGCAGGCGGTGAGCAAGAAACTGCCGGCCTTCAAGGCCCACGGGGCGGCGCTGGCCGACATCGAAGCCCAGGTGAAGCGCCTGCTGGGCAAGAATTTCGTCATCGACACGCCCTTCGAGCGCCTGCAGCATTACCCCCGCTACCTCAAGGCCATCCAGGTCCGCCTCGACAAACTGAAAGGCAACCCCGCCCGGGATGCCCAACTGATGGCCGAGTACGGGCCCCTATGGACCCACTACGAGCGGCGGGCCCTGCAACTCGCCAAACAGGGCGCCGCCGACCCGCAGATCGAACAGTTCCGCTGGCTGCTGGAGGAACTGCGGGTCAGCCTCTACGCCCAGGAACTGCGCACGCCGGTGCCGGTCTCGGTGAAACGACTCCAGAAACAATGGGAAGGAATTCAGTATGGATAG
- a CDS encoding EI24 domain-containing protein, whose product MDSLVLAFMRTLASLRDRKVWGYVLAPAAFSLLLWIGLAVWGLGVFVDWLLGHPPMSLLTAWGVAWLAHILAYLGGWMAIFACAYLTTSLLAAVVILPLLLKHLATTEYRDVAAMGRDSFVAATVNSVLASVLFVLGWLLTLPLWLVPGLSLILPLLLMAWFNRRTFAYDALSLHASAEEWQALRREHKRPLFMLGLTLALLAHVPIVGLLVPALAALSFVHFGLEALRRSRGGAVVTIEGERV is encoded by the coding sequence ATGGATAGTCTGGTCCTGGCCTTCATGCGCACCCTGGCCAGCCTGCGCGACCGCAAGGTCTGGGGCTACGTCCTGGCGCCGGCCGCCTTTTCCCTCTTGCTGTGGATCGGCCTCGCCGTCTGGGGCCTGGGCGTGTTCGTCGACTGGCTCCTCGGTCACCCCCCCATGTCCCTCCTCACCGCCTGGGGCGTCGCCTGGCTGGCCCATATCCTCGCCTACCTGGGCGGCTGGATGGCCATCTTCGCCTGCGCCTACCTGACCACCTCGTTGCTGGCGGCGGTGGTCATCCTGCCCCTGCTCCTGAAGCACCTGGCCACCACCGAGTATCGCGATGTGGCGGCCATGGGGCGGGACAGCTTCGTGGCGGCGACGGTCAATAGCGTCCTCGCTTCCGTCCTCTTCGTCCTCGGCTGGCTGCTGACCCTGCCCCTGTGGCTCGTCCCCGGCCTGTCCCTCATCCTGCCCCTGCTGCTCATGGCCTGGTTCAACCGCCGCACCTTTGCCTACGACGCGCTTTCCCTGCACGCCAGCGCCGAGGAGTGGCAGGCCCTGCGGCGGGAGCACAAGCGGCCTCTCTTCATGCTCGGCCTGACCCTGGCGCTGCTGGCCCATGTGCCCATCGTCGGCCTCCTGGTGCCGGCCCTGGCGGCGCTGTCCTTCGTCCATTTCGGGCTGGAAGCCCTGCGCCGTTCCCGGGGCGGCGCCGTCGTCACGATCGAGGGAGAACGGGTATGA
- a CDS encoding competence/damage-inducible protein A, with amino-acid sequence MSQARTFGAVIIGDEILSGKRQDKHFERIAAMLGQRGLRLSWAEYLGDDRQRLSETFQRTMAAGDVVFSCGGIGNTPDDHTRQAAAAALGVALEIHPEGVEEARARFGDDMTPQRLQLVTFPAGARIIPNPFNRIPGFMAREHYFVPGFPQMAHPMIEWVLETFYRGCFRPVAATVDKAFLLTGSTAYESALLDLMERIVAAYPTLRLFSLPSIQGTERRHLELGVEGDPALVDQAMEEIRLEVERRGITWRWRDG; translated from the coding sequence ATGAGCCAGGCACGCACATTCGGCGCCGTCATCATCGGCGACGAGATCCTCTCGGGCAAACGCCAGGACAAGCATTTCGAGCGTATCGCGGCCATGTTGGGGCAACGCGGGCTGCGCCTCTCCTGGGCGGAATACCTGGGGGACGACCGGCAGCGCCTCAGCGAGACTTTCCAGCGCACGATGGCCGCCGGCGACGTGGTCTTTTCCTGCGGCGGTATCGGCAATACGCCGGACGACCACACCCGCCAGGCGGCGGCTGCCGCCCTGGGCGTAGCGCTGGAAATCCACCCGGAGGGCGTGGAGGAGGCCAGGGCCCGCTTCGGCGACGACATGACCCCCCAGCGCCTGCAACTGGTCACCTTCCCGGCCGGCGCCAGGATCATTCCCAACCCCTTCAACCGCATCCCCGGTTTCATGGCCCGGGAACACTACTTCGTTCCAGGTTTTCCGCAGATGGCGCACCCGATGATCGAGTGGGTGCTGGAAACCTTCTATCGGGGTTGCTTCCGGCCGGTAGCCGCCACGGTGGACAAGGCCTTCCTCCTCACCGGGTCGACGGCCTACGAAAGCGCGCTCCTCGACCTCATGGAGCGCATCGTCGCCGCCTACCCGACCCTGCGCCTCTTCTCCCTGCCTTCCATCCAGGGCACCGAGCGCCGCCATCTGGAACTGGGGGTGGAGGGCGATCCGGCCTTGGTCGATCAGGCGATGGAGGAAATCCGCCTCGAAGTCGAGCGGCGCGGCATCACCTGGCGCTGGCGGGACGGGTAA
- a CDS encoding phasin family protein, giving the protein MSTTPNLEQLAAAQKANAEVMMALLRTAFSGVEQLTALNMAASREFFNSAVSNTQQLLKAKDTKEMAKLNSQLAQPNVDKWTDYSRSIYDLVSSMQKEITSVLESQYSNFSKNASSAVEKASASAPVGGDVFAAAMKSMLNASTKAFDNMTSMAKQLSDIAEANVQVATKATKTSATAAAAKKGK; this is encoded by the coding sequence ATGAGCACTACCCCGAATCTCGAACAACTCGCCGCCGCCCAGAAGGCCAACGCCGAAGTCATGATGGCCCTGCTGCGCACCGCTTTCAGCGGCGTGGAGCAACTGACCGCCCTCAACATGGCGGCCTCCCGCGAATTCTTCAACTCTGCCGTGTCCAACACCCAGCAACTGCTGAAGGCCAAGGACACCAAGGAAATGGCCAAGCTGAACAGCCAGCTCGCCCAGCCCAATGTCGACAAGTGGACCGACTACTCCCGCAGCATCTACGACCTGGTGTCGTCCATGCAAAAGGAAATCACCTCTGTCCTCGAGTCCCAGTACAGCAACTTCAGCAAGAACGCCTCCAGCGCCGTCGAGAAGGCCTCCGCCAGCGCCCCCGTGGGCGGTGACGTCTTCGCCGCTGCCATGAAGTCCATGCTCAACGCCTCCACCAAGGCCTTCGACAACATGACTTCCATGGCCAAGCAGCTTTCCGACATCGCCGAAGCCAACGTCCAGGTCGCCACCAAGGCCACCAAGACCAGCGCCACCGCCGCCGCGGCCAAGAAGGGCAAGTAA
- a CDS encoding phasin family protein — MFTTPEQFATANKSTVDSLLSLANTALASAERIAALNLNTARSVLEDGVSGAKALMGAKDVQEALAIQASLAQPNVEKAVAYSRSVYEISAQTQEELSKMVEAQFGEFQKTVSALLDKAAKSAPAGSDVAVAAVKSAIAAANSAFDNMNKAAKQVAELAEANVAAATNATVKAVTTTTKGKK, encoded by the coding sequence ATGTTCACCACCCCCGAGCAATTCGCTACCGCCAACAAGTCCACCGTCGATTCCCTGCTCTCCCTGGCCAACACCGCCCTGGCTTCCGCCGAGCGCATCGCCGCCCTGAACCTGAACACCGCCCGCTCCGTCCTGGAAGACGGCGTGTCCGGCGCCAAGGCCCTCATGGGTGCCAAGGACGTGCAGGAAGCCCTGGCCATCCAGGCCTCCCTGGCCCAGCCGAACGTCGAAAAGGCCGTCGCCTACTCCCGTTCCGTGTATGAAATCTCCGCCCAGACCCAGGAAGAGCTGTCCAAGATGGTCGAAGCCCAGTTCGGCGAATTCCAGAAGACCGTTTCCGCCCTGCTGGACAAGGCTGCCAAATCCGCCCCCGCCGGTTCCGACGTCGCCGTCGCTGCCGTGAAGAGCGCCATCGCCGCCGCCAACTCCGCCTTCGACAACATGAACAAGGCTGCCAAGCAGGTCGCCGAACTCGCCGAAGCCAACGTGGCCGCCGCGACCAACGCTACCGTCAAGGCCGTGACCACCACGACCAAGGGCAAGAAGTAA
- the lptA gene encoding lipopolysaccharide transport periplasmic protein LptA: MTFRGPALLAALLAACVSLPALAEKADRDKPMQLEAQRITVDDGNKVQILEGDVVLSKGTLQIQCDKIIVKEDAYGFQRGTAFGGKGGLARFRQKREGKDEYVEGEAERIEYDTRSEVAELFHRAWIKSGEDQIRGDYIWYDSINEKYLVTAGETRDPKGPPPRVRAVITPKAKTPPPEEVTTRRADHLELKGAGVLEAPPQH; this comes from the coding sequence ATGACCTTTCGTGGCCCTGCCCTCCTCGCGGCTCTGCTCGCCGCCTGCGTCAGCCTGCCGGCGCTGGCCGAAAAGGCCGATCGTGACAAGCCCATGCAGCTCGAAGCGCAGCGCATCACCGTAGACGACGGCAACAAGGTCCAGATCCTGGAAGGCGACGTCGTGCTCAGCAAGGGCACCTTGCAGATCCAGTGCGACAAGATCATCGTCAAGGAGGACGCCTACGGCTTTCAGCGCGGGACAGCCTTCGGCGGCAAGGGTGGCCTGGCCCGCTTCCGCCAGAAGCGCGAAGGCAAGGACGAGTACGTCGAGGGCGAGGCCGAGCGCATCGAATACGACACCCGCAGCGAAGTCGCCGAACTCTTCCACCGCGCCTGGATCAAGAGCGGCGAGGACCAGATCAGGGGCGACTACATCTGGTACGACTCGATCAACGAAAAGTACCTGGTCACCGCCGGTGAGACCCGCGACCCCAAGGGCCCGCCGCCCCGGGTGCGGGCGGTCATCACCCCCAAGGCCAAGACTCCCCCGCCGGAGGAGGTCACGACGCGGCGCGCCGACCACCTGGAACTGAAGGGCGCGGGGGTCCTCGAAGCCCCTCCCCAGCATTGA
- the lptC gene encoding LPS export ABC transporter periplasmic protein LptC, which yields MKRWTGQVYPIVLLSLLAALSYWLQQVLDQPVAPPPDKTRHDPDTVAENFTVRRFDPEGRLRYRLIAPRMLHYGDDDSSLIENPLLVQTRPDAPDMTLAAERAVVAAEGETVFFWGDVVATRAASGDRPEMVARMPDLTVQPDAGTAFTDGPVEITRGQSWTRGVGLSLDNNTSVLVLKSQVTGLLYPSKAPR from the coding sequence ATGAAGCGCTGGACGGGGCAGGTCTACCCCATCGTCCTCCTGTCGCTGCTGGCCGCCCTCAGCTACTGGCTGCAGCAGGTCCTCGACCAGCCGGTCGCGCCCCCCCCCGACAAGACCCGCCACGATCCGGATACGGTGGCCGAAAACTTCACCGTGCGCCGTTTCGATCCCGAGGGCCGTCTGCGCTACCGGCTCATCGCCCCACGCATGCTCCACTACGGCGACGATGACAGCTCGCTCATCGAAAACCCCCTCCTCGTCCAGACCCGCCCCGACGCCCCCGACATGACCCTCGCCGCCGAACGCGCCGTGGTCGCCGCGGAAGGCGAGACGGTCTTCTTCTGGGGCGACGTGGTGGCGACCCGGGCGGCCAGTGGCGACCGCCCCGAAATGGTCGCCCGCATGCCCGACCTCACCGTGCAGCCCGACGCCGGCACCGCCTTCACCGACGGCCCGGTGGAGATCACCCGGGGACAATCCTGGACCCGGGGCGTAGGACTCTCCCTCGACAACAACACCTCGGTCCTGGTCCTCAAATCCCAGGTGACGGGCCTGCTCTACCCCTCGAAAGCCCCCCGATGA
- a CDS encoding HAD hydrolase family protein, protein MDARQRAARVRLMAFDIDGVMTDGGLTYSDDGREQKTFNVMDGLGLKLLQRAGIELAIITGRKSGVVAARAADLGIRHVFQGNEDKRTVCTALLADLGLQWPDVGYMGDDIIDLPVLRIAGFAIAPANAHPLVRERVHAVTDARGGHGAVREAAEFVLAAQGRLETLLSPYLDER, encoded by the coding sequence ATGGACGCCCGCCAGCGCGCCGCCCGCGTCCGCCTCATGGCCTTCGACATCGACGGCGTGATGACCGACGGTGGCCTCACCTACAGCGACGACGGCCGCGAGCAGAAGACCTTCAATGTCATGGACGGCCTGGGCCTCAAGCTGCTGCAAAGGGCAGGCATCGAGCTGGCCATCATCACCGGCCGCAAGTCCGGCGTGGTCGCGGCCCGGGCAGCCGATCTGGGCATCCGCCATGTCTTCCAGGGCAACGAGGACAAGCGCACCGTCTGCACAGCCCTGCTCGCCGACCTGGGCCTCCAGTGGCCGGACGTCGGCTACATGGGCGACGACATCATCGACCTGCCGGTGTTGCGCATCGCCGGTTTCGCCATCGCACCGGCCAACGCCCACCCCCTGGTGCGTGAAAGAGTCCATGCGGTCACCGATGCCCGGGGCGGCCACGGCGCCGTGCGCGAGGCTGCCGAGTTCGTGCTCGCGGCCCAGGGGCGCCTGGAAACCCTCCTCTCCCCCTACCTGGACGAGCGATGA
- a CDS encoding KpsF/GutQ family sugar-phosphate isomerase — translation METSATAPNFSPQRALQLARQTLAIEAAAVSGMMDRLDASFAAAVDLILHSKGRLIVSGMGKSGHIARKIAATMASTGTPAYFVHPAEASHGDLGMIARDDVLLALSNSGESEELVRIVPLVKRQGAKLVAMTGNAASSLAREADVHLDAAVAQEACPHNLAPTASTTAALALGDALAVALLDARGFGPDDFARSHPGGSLGRRLLTHVRDVMRPREAVPAVAPDTALREAILAMSRGGLGLIAIVGPDDDILGIFTDGDLRRAFEKGADLQTATIASLMSAAPRSIAAERLAVEAVEMMERYRINALLVADAQRRLLGALNMHDLFTARVI, via the coding sequence ATGGAAACAAGCGCCACCGCCCCCAACTTCTCGCCGCAACGGGCTCTGCAACTGGCCCGCCAGACGCTGGCCATCGAAGCCGCCGCGGTGAGCGGCATGATGGACCGTCTGGATGCTTCCTTCGCGGCGGCGGTGGATCTCATCCTGCATAGCAAGGGCCGCCTCATCGTGAGCGGCATGGGCAAGTCCGGACACATCGCGCGCAAGATCGCGGCGACCATGGCCAGCACCGGCACCCCGGCCTATTTCGTGCACCCCGCCGAGGCGAGCCACGGCGACCTGGGCATGATCGCCCGGGACGATGTCCTGCTCGCCCTCTCCAATTCCGGCGAATCCGAAGAACTGGTGCGCATCGTGCCCCTGGTCAAGCGCCAGGGGGCCAAACTGGTGGCCATGACCGGCAACGCGGCCTCGTCCCTCGCCCGGGAGGCGGACGTGCATCTCGACGCCGCCGTGGCCCAGGAAGCCTGCCCCCACAACCTCGCCCCCACCGCCAGCACCACTGCGGCCCTGGCCCTGGGCGACGCCCTGGCGGTAGCCCTGCTCGATGCGCGGGGCTTCGGTCCCGACGATTTCGCCCGCTCCCACCCGGGCGGCTCCCTGGGCCGCCGCCTGCTCACCCACGTGCGGGATGTCATGCGCCCACGGGAGGCCGTCCCCGCCGTCGCACCGGACACCGCCCTGCGCGAGGCCATTCTGGCCATGTCCCGCGGCGGTCTCGGCCTCATCGCCATCGTCGGGCCTGACGACGACATCCTGGGCATCTTCACCGACGGCGACCTGCGACGCGCCTTCGAAAAGGGCGCCGACCTCCAGACCGCCACCATCGCCAGCCTGATGTCCGCGGCCCCCCGCAGCATCGCCGCCGAGCGCCTGGCGGTGGAGGCGGTCGAAATGATGGAGCGCTACCGCATCAACGCCCTCCTGGTTGCCGATGCCCAGAGACGACTTCTCGGCGCCCTCAACATGCACGACCTGTTCACCGCGCGGGTGATCTGA